In Zingiber officinale cultivar Zhangliang chromosome 1A, Zo_v1.1, whole genome shotgun sequence, a genomic segment contains:
- the LOC122027178 gene encoding probable E3 ubiquitin-protein ligase HIP1 isoform X2 → MPDQKNFAPPYDNSFEFEPGSSSSNSMNQQVLWNNMLFNPTEVQSMTGRITASGVINIPCLNMANQDDAQSSIWGSRGSSSSSQHHQQGIHEENKWEHGWAPSTTVTSRGGPRIEDNHSYGSPMLSLDTVSRSLNVAQVDGIQSFSQNNPWFNNSHQNRDITASQVGLGNNLSESTFSQPPYMLGFLDGESVSMPIDLSSGESSENVGLLREDDDRPENSLDGRRISCKRKNSEGSAGQSSVSGNASTSQQRDSSLLYSHIYNPVTTNISSSAGYPSIPLPPEEYPITLGAIARGVASDCYPSASAAGHAGTSRRNHRVRNNPALPHPNSWSVNTIRQPDSWLYNQPPLNISQNQSLEPTQILTPTSSQNQPLMPIVSGLPQIVYHVPWSGPSNSRIGTSSGSFSAEDRIVAATETSQSSNMPVLSNLELVPATSVRHMPQHRTNRSLGGRSVNMATNSQAGTSSGLYPTLASSWVPHQNPTQFPPLTEATYPSLFPPGSSESGGQGTNFPPLHSAHSFSSHEVAQIRASLRGPPPMSHARSPNLLRRRNHGLLGAPISLRSLTAAGEDRSRMLSEIRHALESLRRGDGLRFETLILAGSDFHDRHRDMRLDVDNMSYEELLALEERIGNVCTGLTEEKVIKCLKQRKHSSTTLGNTMEHEPCCICQEEYVEGDGLGILDCGHDFHTACIKQWLMHKNLCPICKNTALHT, encoded by the exons atgccAGATCAAAAGAACTTTGCTCCACCCTATGACAATTCATTTGAATTCGAACCTGGTTCTAGTTCTAGCAACTCGATGAATCAGCAAGTCTTGTGGAATAACATGCTTTTCAATCCAACAGAGGTTCAGAGCATGACAGGCCGGATAACAGCATCTGGAGTTATAAATATTCCATGCCTAAACATGGCTAATCAAGATGATGCTCAATCAAGTATTTGGGGCTCAAGAGGCTCTAGTTCTTCTAGCCAACACCATCAACAAGGCATCCATGAAGAAAACAAATGGGAGCATGGCTGGGCACCATCGACAACAGTTACTTCCCGAGGTGGGCCGAGGATAGAAGACAATCATTCTTATGGCTCTCCAATGCTTTCATTGGATACGGTCAGTAGAAGCCTTAATGTAGCTCAAGTTGATGGGATCCAGTCCTTTTCACAAAATAATCCATGGTTCAACAATTCACATCAGAATAGAGATATTACTGCTTCTCAAGTTGGTTTAGGCAACAATCTCTCAGAGTCAACATTTTCTCAACCTCCTTATATGTTGGGTTTCTTAGATGGCGAAAGTGTTTCCATGCCAATTGATTTATCCTCTGGTGAAAGTTCCGAGAATGTTGGTCTTTTGAGGGAAGATGATGACAGACCAGAGAATTCATTGGATGGACGACGCATATCCTGCAAAAGAAAGAATAGCGAAGGTTCTGCTGGACAGTCTTCAGTAAGTGGAAATGCAAGCACTTCTCAGCAAAGGGACAGCAGTTTACTGTATTCTCATATATATAATCCTGTGACTACAAACATTTCTAGTTCTGCAGGGTATCCTTCTATTCCACTTCCTCCTGAAGAGTATCCCATTACTTTGGGCGCTATTGCAAGAGGAGTGGCCTCTGATTGTTATCCCTCAGCAAGTGCAGCAGGGCATGCAGGAACCTCACGGAGAAATCATCGAGTGAGAAATAACCCTGCTCTGCCACATCCCAATTCATGGTCAGTAAATACTATTAGGCAACCAGATTCCTGGCTATATAATCAACCACCTCTTAATATCTCACAAAATCAGTCTCTCGAGCCAACACAAATCCTAACACCTACAAGTTCTCAAAACCAGCCTCTTATGCCAATTGTTTCTGGCTTACCCCAAATTGTATATCATGTTCCATGGAGTGGACCTTCAAATTCAAGAATTGGTACATCATCAGGCTCATTTAGTGCAGAGGACAGAATTGTTGCTGCAACAGAGACAAGTCAGTCGAGTAATATGCCGGTTCTTAGCAATTTGGAACTTGTTCCTGCAACAAGTGTAAGGCACATGCCACAACACCGCACAAACAGGAGTTTAGGCGGTAGAAGTGTAAACATGGCTACAAATTCACAAGCTGGTACAAGCTCAGGGTTGTATCCAACATTAGCTTCTTCTTGGGTACCTCATCAAAATCCTACACAATTTCCTCCCTTGACAGAAGCTACTTATCCGTCTTTATTTCCACCTGGAAGCTCTGAATCTGGAGGTCAGGGTACTAACTTTCCTCCACTACATTCTGCTCACTCTTTTAGCTCACACGAGGTAGCTCAGATTAGAGCAAGTTTGCGTGGCCCACCACCTATGTCACATGCAAGGTCACCAAATTTGTTGAGAAGGCGCAATCATGGTCTTTTGGGTGCTCCCATATCTCTTAGAAGTTTAACTGCTGCAGGGGAGGACAGAAGTAGGATGTTGTCAGAG ATCCGTCATGCATTGGAATCCTTGCGCCGAGGAGATGGTCTTCGATTTGAG ACTCTAATTTTGGCGGGCAGCGATTTTCACGATAGGCATAGAGACATGCGTCTTGATGTTGATAATATGTCATACGAG GAACTCTTGGCATTGGAAGAAAGGATAGGTAATGTCTGCACTGGATTGACTGAAGAAAAAGTTATCAAGTGTCTAAAACAACGAAAGCATTCATCGACAACTCTCGGAAATACTATGGAACACGAACCGTGCTGTATCTGCCAG GAAGAATATGTTGAAGGTGATGGACTTGGGATCTTGGATTGTGGGCACGACTTCCACACGGCTTGCATCAAGCAGTGGCTGATGCATAAGAATCTTTGCCCTATTTGCAAAAATACTGCTCTTCACACATGA
- the LOC122027178 gene encoding probable E3 ubiquitin-protein ligase HIP1 isoform X1 produces MPDQKNFAPPYDNSFEFEPGSSSSNSMNQQVLWNNMLFNPTEVQSMTGRITASGVINIPCLNMANQDDAQSSIWGSRGSSSSSQHHQQGIHEENKWEHGWAPSTTVTSRGGPRIEDNHSYGSPMLSLDTVSRSLNVAQVDGIQSFSQNNPWFNNSHQNRDITASQVGLGNNLSESTFSQPPYMLGFLDGESVSMPIDLSSGESSENVGLLREDDDRPENSLDGRRISCKRKNSEGSAGQSSVSGNASTSQQRDSSLLYSHIYNPVTTNISSSAGYPSIPLPPEEYPITLGAIARGVASDCYPSASAAGHAGTSRRNHRVRNNPALPHPNSWSVNTIRQPDSWLYNQPPLNISQNQSLEPTQILTPTSSQNQPLMPIVSGLPQIVYHVPWSGPSNSRIGTSSGSFSAEDRIVAATETSQSSNMPVLSNLELVPATSVRHMPQHRTNRSLGGRSVNMATNSQAGTSSGLYPTLASSWVPHQNPTQFPPLTEATYPSLFPPGSSESGGQGTNFPPLHSAHSFSSHEVAQIRASLRGPPPMSHARSPNLLRRRNHGLLGAPISLRSLTAAGEDRSRMLSEIRHALESLRRGDGLRFEDVFILDQTLILAGSDFHDRHRDMRLDVDNMSYEELLALEERIGNVCTGLTEEKVIKCLKQRKHSSTTLGNTMEHEPCCICQEEYVEGDGLGILDCGHDFHTACIKQWLMHKNLCPICKNTALHT; encoded by the exons atgccAGATCAAAAGAACTTTGCTCCACCCTATGACAATTCATTTGAATTCGAACCTGGTTCTAGTTCTAGCAACTCGATGAATCAGCAAGTCTTGTGGAATAACATGCTTTTCAATCCAACAGAGGTTCAGAGCATGACAGGCCGGATAACAGCATCTGGAGTTATAAATATTCCATGCCTAAACATGGCTAATCAAGATGATGCTCAATCAAGTATTTGGGGCTCAAGAGGCTCTAGTTCTTCTAGCCAACACCATCAACAAGGCATCCATGAAGAAAACAAATGGGAGCATGGCTGGGCACCATCGACAACAGTTACTTCCCGAGGTGGGCCGAGGATAGAAGACAATCATTCTTATGGCTCTCCAATGCTTTCATTGGATACGGTCAGTAGAAGCCTTAATGTAGCTCAAGTTGATGGGATCCAGTCCTTTTCACAAAATAATCCATGGTTCAACAATTCACATCAGAATAGAGATATTACTGCTTCTCAAGTTGGTTTAGGCAACAATCTCTCAGAGTCAACATTTTCTCAACCTCCTTATATGTTGGGTTTCTTAGATGGCGAAAGTGTTTCCATGCCAATTGATTTATCCTCTGGTGAAAGTTCCGAGAATGTTGGTCTTTTGAGGGAAGATGATGACAGACCAGAGAATTCATTGGATGGACGACGCATATCCTGCAAAAGAAAGAATAGCGAAGGTTCTGCTGGACAGTCTTCAGTAAGTGGAAATGCAAGCACTTCTCAGCAAAGGGACAGCAGTTTACTGTATTCTCATATATATAATCCTGTGACTACAAACATTTCTAGTTCTGCAGGGTATCCTTCTATTCCACTTCCTCCTGAAGAGTATCCCATTACTTTGGGCGCTATTGCAAGAGGAGTGGCCTCTGATTGTTATCCCTCAGCAAGTGCAGCAGGGCATGCAGGAACCTCACGGAGAAATCATCGAGTGAGAAATAACCCTGCTCTGCCACATCCCAATTCATGGTCAGTAAATACTATTAGGCAACCAGATTCCTGGCTATATAATCAACCACCTCTTAATATCTCACAAAATCAGTCTCTCGAGCCAACACAAATCCTAACACCTACAAGTTCTCAAAACCAGCCTCTTATGCCAATTGTTTCTGGCTTACCCCAAATTGTATATCATGTTCCATGGAGTGGACCTTCAAATTCAAGAATTGGTACATCATCAGGCTCATTTAGTGCAGAGGACAGAATTGTTGCTGCAACAGAGACAAGTCAGTCGAGTAATATGCCGGTTCTTAGCAATTTGGAACTTGTTCCTGCAACAAGTGTAAGGCACATGCCACAACACCGCACAAACAGGAGTTTAGGCGGTAGAAGTGTAAACATGGCTACAAATTCACAAGCTGGTACAAGCTCAGGGTTGTATCCAACATTAGCTTCTTCTTGGGTACCTCATCAAAATCCTACACAATTTCCTCCCTTGACAGAAGCTACTTATCCGTCTTTATTTCCACCTGGAAGCTCTGAATCTGGAGGTCAGGGTACTAACTTTCCTCCACTACATTCTGCTCACTCTTTTAGCTCACACGAGGTAGCTCAGATTAGAGCAAGTTTGCGTGGCCCACCACCTATGTCACATGCAAGGTCACCAAATTTGTTGAGAAGGCGCAATCATGGTCTTTTGGGTGCTCCCATATCTCTTAGAAGTTTAACTGCTGCAGGGGAGGACAGAAGTAGGATGTTGTCAGAG ATCCGTCATGCATTGGAATCCTTGCGCCGAGGAGATGGTCTTCGATTTGAG GATGTGTTTATCCTTGATCAGACTCTAATTTTGGCGGGCAGCGATTTTCACGATAGGCATAGAGACATGCGTCTTGATGTTGATAATATGTCATACGAG GAACTCTTGGCATTGGAAGAAAGGATAGGTAATGTCTGCACTGGATTGACTGAAGAAAAAGTTATCAAGTGTCTAAAACAACGAAAGCATTCATCGACAACTCTCGGAAATACTATGGAACACGAACCGTGCTGTATCTGCCAG GAAGAATATGTTGAAGGTGATGGACTTGGGATCTTGGATTGTGGGCACGACTTCCACACGGCTTGCATCAAGCAGTGGCTGATGCATAAGAATCTTTGCCCTATTTGCAAAAATACTGCTCTTCACACATGA